The Metabacillus schmidteae genome has a segment encoding these proteins:
- the cbpB gene encoding cyclic-di-AMP-binding protein CbpB, producing MFSLDDNELNGLTIQDLMISGDKVAHVQIGNNLEHALLVLTKTGYTAIPVLDPTFKLHGLIGMNLIMDNIFGLERIEFEKLDRMKVEEVMNTDIPRLYLHDSLEKGLELVVNHPFVCVINETNTFEGIFTRRAILKKVKKQVDLLKMNMYVNNEKD from the coding sequence ATGTTTAGCTTAGATGACAATGAATTGAACGGATTAACTATACAGGATTTAATGATTTCAGGAGATAAAGTAGCTCATGTTCAAATAGGTAATAATTTAGAGCATGCCTTGCTTGTTTTAACGAAAACAGGCTATACAGCCATCCCTGTTTTAGATCCAACGTTTAAATTACATGGACTTATTGGAATGAATTTAATCATGGACAATATTTTTGGACTAGAACGAATTGAATTCGAAAAGTTAGATAGGATGAAGGTTGAAGAAGTGATGAATACGGATATTCCTAGATTATATTTACATGATTCGCTTGAAAAAGGATTAGAGCTTGTTGTGAATCATCCATTTGTTTGCGTGATAAATGAAACTAACACTTTTGAAGGAATATTTACAAGAAGAGCAATATTAAAAAAGGTAAAAAAGCAAGTCGACTTACTAAAAATGAACATGTATGTGAATAATGAAAAAGATTGA
- a CDS encoding MDR family MFS transporter — MSMEQDQFVLETKGRKTKRPYVLATVMLAMFMAAIEATIVATAMPAIVAELEDFSLYSWVFSSYLLMNAVTVLIYGKLSDLFGRKPVLTVGIVIFLFGSVFCGVASSMEMLIFARFVQGFGAGAIMPIATTIVGDIYTKEERAKIQGFLSSVWGISAIMGPAIGGLLVEFVSWRFVFWINIPLGVLAIIGLYLFLHENIEKQKPKIDYGGAIFLTIAVTSFMFILVEGGVRFEWLSIPVLLLGLLSILSFIIFVFYERKVDNPMMPFDLWKERSILIANLTSLTTGVMLIGLSTFLPTFVQGVMEEKAIVAGFALTAMSVGWPIAAMISGRAILKIGFRTTSILGGISLILGSIVFILLSSSDSPVFAAFGSFLVGIGMGLTTTAFIVSIQSTVEWNKRGVATATNMFMRNVGSTIGAALLGGILNSQLLSYFTRKGVENELNLDSTTLLLDEQQRTSLTAKARMLLQEGLEIALHNVFLVVLGFAILSFILITFLPKKEKI, encoded by the coding sequence ATGTCAATGGAACAAGATCAGTTTGTATTAGAAACAAAGGGTCGTAAAACAAAACGGCCTTATGTACTAGCTACCGTGATGTTGGCAATGTTTATGGCAGCAATTGAAGCTACAATTGTAGCAACGGCAATGCCTGCAATTGTGGCTGAATTAGAGGATTTTTCTCTATATAGCTGGGTATTTTCATCTTATTTATTAATGAATGCTGTGACTGTGTTGATTTATGGAAAATTATCGGACTTATTTGGTAGGAAGCCTGTTTTGACAGTGGGGATCGTTATCTTTTTATTCGGATCTGTTTTTTGTGGAGTGGCTTCATCTATGGAAATGCTTATTTTTGCACGTTTTGTTCAAGGATTTGGTGCTGGTGCAATTATGCCTATTGCTACAACGATTGTAGGCGATATCTATACAAAGGAAGAAAGGGCAAAGATTCAAGGTTTTTTATCTAGTGTATGGGGAATCTCAGCGATTATGGGTCCTGCTATTGGTGGTTTGTTAGTTGAATTTGTAAGTTGGAGATTTGTTTTTTGGATCAATATTCCACTTGGAGTTCTTGCCATAATCGGATTATATTTATTTCTACATGAAAACATAGAGAAGCAAAAACCAAAGATTGATTATGGCGGTGCTATCTTTCTAACAATTGCTGTAACCTCCTTTATGTTTATTTTAGTCGAAGGAGGAGTCCGATTTGAGTGGCTATCAATACCAGTCTTATTGTTAGGTCTATTATCCATACTAAGCTTCATTATTTTTGTGTTTTATGAAAGAAAAGTTGATAACCCTATGATGCCGTTTGATCTCTGGAAAGAAAGATCTATTTTAATCGCAAATCTTACATCCTTAACAACAGGAGTTATGTTAATAGGATTATCAACATTTCTTCCAACATTTGTGCAAGGGGTTATGGAGGAAAAGGCGATCGTAGCTGGCTTTGCTTTGACGGCAATGTCAGTAGGTTGGCCTATTGCTGCAATGATTTCTGGAAGGGCTATTTTGAAAATTGGTTTTAGAACAACCTCTATTTTGGGAGGAATATCTCTAATTTTGGGAAGTATTGTTTTTATATTATTATCAAGCAGTGATAGCCCGGTGTTTGCTGCTTTTGGATCTTTTTTAGTTGGTATAGGTATGGGACTAACAACTACAGCTTTTATTGTTTCGATTCAAAGTACAGTTGAATGGAATAAAAGAGGTGTTGCAACGGCAACCAATATGTTTATGAGAAACGTTGGAAGCACAATTGGTGCGGCTTTATTAGGTGGTATCTTAAACAGCCAGTTACTTTCGTACTTCACTAGGAAAGGGGTGGAGAATGAATTAAATCTCGATTCAACTACTCTTTTATTAGATGAACAACAAAGAACTTCATTAACTGCAAAAGCAAGAATGCTTCTACAAGAAGGTCTTGAAATAGCTCTACATAATGTTTTTTTAGTTGTATTAGGGTTTGCGATTTTAAGCTTCATTCTCATTACCTTTCTGCCCAAGAAAGAAAAAATATAG
- a CDS encoding VOC family protein, translated as MDISIIGLDHIQICVPFGKEHIAKSFYLDLLKFEEVEKPEELKRNGGFWCKAGDIHLHIGVESFEETISKRHPAFIVEDIQEARNVLRKHNVTIKEETSLPGIERFSFYDPFMNRIEFLQKSRNDS; from the coding sequence ATGGATATTTCTATCATAGGTTTAGATCATATTCAAATTTGTGTACCGTTCGGGAAAGAACATATAGCTAAAAGCTTTTATCTAGATTTATTAAAATTTGAAGAAGTTGAAAAGCCTGAGGAATTAAAGAGAAACGGGGGTTTTTGGTGTAAAGCCGGTGATATTCACCTTCATATAGGTGTAGAATCGTTTGAAGAGACGATAAGTAAACGTCATCCTGCCTTTATAGTGGAAGATATACAAGAAGCACGAAATGTTTTAAGAAAACATAATGTCACAATAAAGGAAGAGACATCTCTTCCAGGAATAGAACGATTTTCCTTTTATGATCCTTTTATGAACAGAATAGAATTCCTTCAAAAGAGTAGGAATGATTCATAA
- a CDS encoding LysR family transcriptional regulator encodes MQTSELRMLVVLAEEMNMRKASERLFVSQPALSQRLQTIEKSWGLQLFIRSQKGLTLTPAGEKIVAYAREVVLKEDKVKEELLALEGEVHGTLKLAVASIIGQHWLPSVLKTYVRKFPHAKISLITGWSSEILKSMYEDHVHVGIIRGDPEWKGMKKHLLTDTLYLVDTEIQNIEEVLHTERPFIQFKSDSSYYQEIQDWWHRQFNTSPKRTIVVDQIETCKQMALNGIGYAILPSVTLKEEEQEVFKIPLLDDDGKPIERNTWLLGFESSFELKQVKAFLEIVEEHQKGEYKHL; translated from the coding sequence ATGCAAACATCAGAACTTAGAATGCTTGTGGTATTAGCTGAAGAGATGAATATGAGAAAAGCGTCAGAACGGTTATTTGTTTCTCAACCAGCATTATCACAGCGTTTACAAACGATTGAGAAATCTTGGGGATTACAATTATTTATCCGATCGCAAAAGGGGCTTACATTAACTCCTGCTGGTGAAAAAATTGTTGCCTATGCCCGGGAGGTTGTATTGAAAGAAGATAAAGTGAAAGAGGAATTACTAGCACTAGAAGGTGAGGTGCATGGAACATTAAAGCTTGCAGTTGCCTCAATAATTGGGCAACATTGGTTACCAAGTGTGCTAAAAACGTATGTAAGAAAATTTCCTCATGCCAAAATTTCTCTTATAACCGGGTGGAGTAGTGAAATTTTAAAAAGTATGTATGAGGATCATGTGCATGTAGGGATTATTCGTGGTGATCCTGAATGGAAGGGTATGAAAAAACACCTATTAACGGACACACTATACCTTGTTGATACAGAGATACAAAATATTGAAGAGGTACTACATACTGAAAGACCTTTTATCCAATTTAAAAGTGATTCCTCATATTATCAGGAAATACAAGACTGGTGGCATCGTCAATTCAATACATCTCCAAAAAGAACCATTGTTGTAGACCAAATTGAAACTTGTAAACAAATGGCCTTAAATGGTATTGGGTATGCAATCCTTCCTTCCGTCACATTAAAAGAAGAAGAGCAGGAGGTTTTCAAAATTCCGCTTCTTGATGATGATGGAAAACCAATTGAAAGAAATACTTGGTTATTAGGCTTTGAGTCATCTTTTGAATTAAAACAAGTAAAGGCATTTTTGGAGATTGTTGAGGAACATCAAAAGGGAGAGTATAAACATTTATAA
- the dapD gene encoding 2,3,4,5-tetrahydropyridine-2,6-dicarboxylate N-acetyltransferase, with translation MKMMDANEIISFIQNSTKSTPVKVYVKGNLEGINFGESAQTFITGNTGVVFGEWADIEAALESNKENIEDYVIENDRRNSAIPLLDLKGIKARIEPGAIIRDQVEIGDNAVIMMGASINIGSVIGEGTMIDMNATLGGRATVGKNCHIGAGSVLAGVIEPPSAKPVVIEDDVLIGANCVVLEGVTVGKGAVVGAGSIVTKDVEPYTVVYGAPARKIKDIDAQTQSKTEIMQELRQL, from the coding sequence ATGAAAATGATGGATGCAAATGAGATTATCTCATTTATACAAAACAGTACTAAATCAACACCTGTAAAGGTTTATGTAAAAGGAAACCTTGAAGGAATAAACTTTGGTGAATCAGCACAAACGTTTATTACTGGAAACACAGGAGTTGTTTTCGGGGAATGGGCTGATATTGAAGCAGCATTAGAGAGCAACAAAGAAAACATCGAAGATTACGTTATTGAAAATGACCGTCGTAATTCAGCGATCCCTTTATTAGACTTAAAAGGAATTAAAGCACGAATTGAGCCGGGTGCAATTATTCGTGATCAAGTAGAAATTGGTGACAATGCAGTCATTATGATGGGGGCTTCTATCAATATTGGTTCAGTTATTGGTGAAGGAACAATGATTGATATGAACGCAACATTAGGTGGACGTGCTACAGTAGGTAAAAACTGTCACATTGGTGCAGGTTCTGTATTAGCTGGTGTAATTGAGCCGCCTTCTGCAAAACCAGTAGTTATTGAAGATGATGTATTAATCGGTGCTAATTGTGTTGTTCTTGAAGGTGTAACTGTTGGTAAAGGGGCTGTTGTAGGTGCTGGATCTATCGTAACGAAAGACGTTGAGCCATATACTGTTGTTTATGGTGCACCAGCTCGTAAAATTAAAGATATTGATGCTCAAACACAATCTAAAACAGAAATTATGCAAGAGTTAAGACAATTATAA